A region of Polyangiaceae bacterium DNA encodes the following proteins:
- a CDS encoding helix-turn-helix domain-containing protein: MEGAGGPQPREARRATTGVPEAKRLHEDAIGIYRKKHGLLSGDEIRAIRAQFDLKQSDLARLLRLGANTVSRWESGRNVQTAAMDILLRLISDLPGSVAYLRGRAA; encoded by the coding sequence TTGGAGGGGGCAGGCGGCCCGCAGCCGCGCGAAGCGCGGCGAGCAACGACCGGGGTTCCGGAGGCCAAGCGGCTCCACGAGGACGCGATCGGAATCTACCGGAAGAAGCACGGTCTGCTCTCAGGCGACGAGATCCGCGCCATCCGTGCGCAGTTCGATCTCAAGCAGAGCGACCTGGCGCGACTCCTGCGCCTCGGCGCGAACACGGTTTCCCGTTGGGAGTCCGGCCGCAACGTTCAGACGGCGGCGATGGACATCCTGCTGCGGCTGATCAGCGACTTGCCTGGCAGCGTCGCGTACCTGCGCGGCCGTGCGGCCTGA
- a CDS encoding adenylate/guanylate cyclase domain-containing protein gives MPPVPTSELFPASVRSVVVRPGIPLGLDQGFATDVRALIFRRLRIAGTVYAAVHGLALAVLVAFGVGPIKEAAIARAVAVSFALLFAALSYVDKLERWAFSLSVVLTIGNAAYTVLPVLRYGLAGGADVGTLVLFVVFTGWAFPYTLKQILSVLGVVLAMYLAAGLARFRPDDAGWLVEGLFLVTTAAVITSVGTHLADQLRRREHRARWELSREREAAEQLLLNILPESIVEQLKREQSAIAEGFLEATVLFVDLVGFTPLSAKMAPTKLVEMLNDIFSKLDALTEKYGLEKIKTIGDAYMAVAGVPTPRKDHAVAVAQMALELRDVAQGFQAPTGEPIRVRIGINSGPVVAGVIGTKKFSYDLWGDTVNTAARMEAHAEPGTIQVTERTYERLRTQFHFEPRGTIEVKGKGEMKTYVLIGPRASLRPPAKA, from the coding sequence GTGCCGCCCGTTCCCACCTCCGAGCTGTTCCCCGCCTCCGTGCGCTCGGTGGTGGTCCGCCCGGGGATCCCGCTCGGGCTGGACCAGGGCTTCGCGACCGACGTCCGCGCGCTGATCTTCCGCCGCCTGCGCATCGCCGGCACGGTCTACGCGGCCGTCCACGGGCTGGCCTTGGCCGTCCTGGTGGCCTTCGGGGTCGGCCCGATCAAGGAGGCTGCGATCGCGCGGGCCGTAGCAGTGTCTTTCGCGCTGCTCTTCGCCGCGCTGAGCTACGTGGACAAACTCGAGCGCTGGGCCTTCTCGCTCTCGGTGGTGCTTACCATCGGCAACGCCGCCTACACCGTGCTACCCGTGCTGCGCTACGGCCTGGCCGGCGGCGCCGACGTGGGCACCCTGGTCCTGTTCGTCGTGTTCACGGGCTGGGCCTTCCCCTACACGCTGAAGCAGATCCTGAGCGTGCTCGGCGTGGTCCTCGCCATGTACCTGGCCGCCGGCCTGGCCCGCTTCCGCCCCGACGACGCCGGCTGGCTCGTCGAAGGCCTGTTCCTGGTCACCACCGCCGCGGTCATCACCTCCGTGGGCACCCACCTCGCCGATCAGCTCCGGCGCCGCGAGCACCGCGCCCGCTGGGAGCTCAGCCGCGAGCGCGAGGCCGCCGAGCAGCTCCTGCTCAACATTCTTCCCGAGTCCATCGTCGAGCAGCTCAAGCGCGAGCAGTCCGCCATCGCCGAGGGCTTCCTGGAGGCCACGGTGCTGTTCGTCGATCTGGTCGGCTTCACCCCGCTCAGCGCCAAGATGGCGCCGACCAAGCTGGTCGAGATGCTGAACGACATCTTCTCGAAGCTCGACGCGCTCACCGAGAAGTACGGCCTGGAGAAGATCAAGACCATCGGCGACGCCTACATGGCCGTGGCCGGCGTGCCCACGCCGCGCAAGGATCACGCCGTCGCCGTGGCTCAAATGGCCCTGGAGCTCCGCGACGTGGCCCAAGGTTTCCAAGCCCCGACCGGCGAGCCCATCCGCGTCCGCATCGGCATCAACAGCGGCCCCGTCGTGGCCGGCGTCATCGGCACCAAGAAGTTCTCCTACGACCTCTGGGGCGACACCGTGAACACCGCCGCGAGAATGGAGGCGCACGCGGAGCCGGGAACCATTCAGGTGACGGAGCGCACCTACGAGCGCCTGCGCACGCAGTTCCACTTCGAGCCGCGCGGGACGATAGAGGTGAAGGGCAAGGGCGAGATGAAGACCTATGTCTTGATCGGGCCGCGGGCGAGCCTCCGACCGCCGGCGAAGGCGTGA